TAGGTGACTAAATCTCAACCCCATCTATAGGGCGAACTTTTATGTGTTGAAACAAACACAATTTTATTTACTCTTGACCAAAACTTTAAAGCTAGGTCCCCATAATTTGTTAGACATAGGTAAACAAAATGTATGAGGATTACACTGAATTTATACTCCTTTAAATCTAGTAACATTTTGAAGAAGGTATTGCAAAAAGAGCTTCTTTTGATTGTCAAGCTTTTTGTGAATATTTCGCTATGATGCCTTTATGATCTTGAACTGTCAACTACACCTTGAAGTGTTGTGTTGGGGGGTGGAATCTTTCAACCTTGGCTAACAGCTCACATCATAAGCAATTGACTTCCTCTTTTTATCTCTCAATGCTAATATCTAAAAACAATTCAAAACTTTGGctaattcaaatatcaaaaacaaataaaagggTAAGATTacttatcttaaaaaaaaaaagaaaattaacaacttcattaaaattaaaaaaaaccataaaatgtaaaatattaatttatccttACCTCtttgtgaaaaatatcacaaaactCCCACTAGGCATTGCACCTACCTTTTTCCCCCCACTAGGTGCAATGCCTACCAAAAACACCCATTCAATGAACAATGTGGATAGATGCGAGTTACCTAGTATGTGTGATCGTGTGTATTAGGTTTTTAATGCCCAATGATGGGAAagtaaccatttttttttatcaaattaatagttttaagcCAAAAATCATATGATAGACTAtccaaatataattttctaacaactaacaaccaattttcaacattcatatgcaaaatttttaaaacttaaaccaaaatacaaaacataacaataactttaaaaaaaaaaacaacgaTTAAAATACTTCACACTAGCCTTTAgactcattttaaataaaatttggtgaaaatgTTGAATGATTTTTGgctaaaaatcaacaaatatcATTAATAGACAAACTTTTCTTTAGTGGGCGTAATTCGACTGTGGTCAAAACTCCTTAATATATTAGggcaaatttgataaattacattttcttatCTATTTCCATATAATTCTTAGAGTATTGACTAAACCATATAAACTCTCATAGTTTGATCAATCTAATTaattacctataaaatattttgtggATATTCTCAAATTTGTATTGTGaagaaaaaaagtcaatttatttattaaaaaggtaGAATATGATGCTATGAAGTTACAAACTCtaaatgattaaatttcttGAAGACTAGGAGTATTACCAACTCCAAATCTATAAAACTTTTTGTCTTGTTCTATCATGCACAATTTTGTTCCCAAAATCAACCGAGGTAACAATAAATAATCCCCGTATCATTTAAAGTAGacacaagggtattttagacttttggtatttatattttatttttcattggtAATCATATGTATAGAATGAATTATATAATCGGGCATCATATGAAAGTCATTGATTGAACAGATtgatttaaaacataataattatatttataaatattatattaaataaatcaaaattttataaatataataaaaattcaaacctattataaaattaattaagcaagtataaaagataaagaaatgaaaggaagaaatagcaaagaagaagagagcaaggctatgaaactttatttccggatgaagaaaagagaagaaaaatctatatttacatgaagagaggaggggggatttataggcaatttgccGCCCCTCCTGTCAACAAAGGAAGCAAATTtccaagccaattttccaatttcattaatgcattcacactcCTTTGGTTTCTCCTGCGTAAGCCTtgccattttcttcttgctctaATAAATGAATTCTCACTGACTTTTTTAACTtgctttggtggaaagccacttGGGTTTataacactcccccttggattttcatcatttatagataattatattaactttgctaaggaaaaacccagtgggataaaaatcaaagcaaaagaacataattattaaatgtcttgtaagttggcgttggacgtACTTAAAtcgcctcattaaaaaccttactaggaaaacccagtgggacaaaacctagtgaaggaaaaaaaagtacagtacaccttttgtccaatatttgataaatttcaaaattttgcctgatgaattctgcccctgatgaacgctccccctctttgtagtaggattaacttggttgcttgttgagccgcctcataccaatgttatacactaacttctcaaatgttgatgtcggtagtgtcttagtgaacaaatctgtaagattttcactggatcttatttgcttgacatcaatctttttactttgTTGGAgctcatataatatggaaggagtgtttgTCGTAGAAAGAAGACTGCATAcattctgaatatgatggatgacagaccgtaaccatatacattctcggctggcttcatggagagctaaaatttctgaatgatttgaagaagttgcaaccaaggtctgcttggtggagcgccatgatatagctgtgtcattataagtgaaaatatatccCATTTGTGAACaggccttatgggggtcagaaagataaccagcatctgcatatccaatcaaactaggatttttaggaaATTTGACATAATATAATAATCCCAAATCTttagttccacataggtaacggagtatatgtttgattccgttccaatggcgacgggttggtgcagagctaaatcgggctaataaattaactgcaaaggatatatccggtctcgtgcattgggccaaatataataagactccaatggcattaagatatggtacttcaggaccaagtatcttttcatcttcttctttaggacgaaatgaatccttttttggatcaagatacagaacaaccattggggtgctcaaaggataagccttatccatattaaaacattttaataatttttcaatatacgctgattgatggataagtattccatttgaattgtgctcgatctgcaggccgagacaatattttgttttccccaaatctttcatttcaaattcttttttcagatattcaacagtttttgAGAGCTTTTCAGGAGtaccaattaaattcatatcatcaacataaactgtcacaatagcaaatcccgattctgaccttctgataaagacacatgggcatatagggtcattcacataaccctcttttttcaaatattcactgaggcgattgtatCACTTAcgtccggattgttttaatccgtacaatgatcgttgtaatttaattgagtataagcctcttgaattgaccctttttgcttcagacaatttgtatccttcagggagtttcatataaatttcaacgtctaaatttccatacaaataagtagtaactacgtctattagacgcatatccagtccttcagagactgttaaactgattaaatatatgaatgtaattatatccatcacaagtgcatatgtttcatcaaagtctataccgggcctttgggaaaagccttgggctataagcttggctttatatctagcaatttcatttttctcatttatttttctcacaaatacccatttatatccaacgagTTGTACGTCTtcaggtgttggaactacaggcctAAACatttgacgttttgctagagaagctaattctatTTGAATAgctaattttatttgaattacttcttcccatttaggccaatcatgtctttgtttgcactcagccacaatacgtggctcaaaatcatcatcattcagaatttcagtagctactgcaaatgagaatatatcatcaactataattgtttcacgattccacatttcttgtgtatgaacataatttaaagatatttcaatattctcattttcctgttctttaggattttgtaccacttcagaggtttgtgccacttcaggggcttgtgtCTCTTCatggaccataacctcttctggaggaatatttgtttgattatttacctttctttttcgaggaacagtgtccttcgatccaacaggtctaccacgcttctggcgtgaggtagatggatcagtcacggctcgaatggactgttcagcagtcacattgattcttgctggtgtattagcagctggaacatgtgatcttgtcacttttgttgtatcaacaaatgcatcaggcatttggttggcaataatttgtaatcgcactatcctttgcacttcagtttcactttgggatgtgcgaagatctaaatgagacatggtaggtacataccaagtaagttcatgcctaacttcaggagacattttcttttctcctaaagataggaaagttgtctcatcaaagtgacaatctgtaaatcgtgcagtaaaaagatcacttgTTAATGGTTCCAGATACCTGATAATAGatagtgaattatatccaacatatattcccaagagacgttggggtcccatttttatGCGTTGAGGAGatgcaatagggacatatacaacacaaccaaatattctcaaatgagatacattagaTTGGTAACCAAtgaccaattgtaggggagaatattgatgataagaagaaggtcgcaagcgaattaacgctgcagcatgtaatatagcatgtccccatatagaagtaggtaattgactttttaataataaagtacgtgcaattacctggagtcgtttgataaaagactcagctaatccattctgtgtgtggacatgcaggattggatgttcaacctcaatccccatagacatgcaataattatcaaatgttttggatgtaaattcaccagcattatctagccgtattgacttgatcgaataatctgtgaaatgtgcctttaatttgataatttgtgctaacagtttagcaaatgcaacatttcaagtagacaataaacaaacataagaccatcgtgcagatgcatcaattaagaccataaaataacgaaatgacccacttggtgggtgaatgggtccacatatatcctcttgaatcctttgtaagaatgatggggattcacctccaattttagagtgagatggtcttattactaatttgtcttgagaacaggcggtgcagaattgttcactagacaataaaattttatgattctgtaatgtatgtccatgtgaattttcaataatcctacgcatcattgtagatcctgggtggcctaaacgatcatgccaaaacataaatgcttttggatcaacgaacttctggttcgatactgcgtaggtttcaattgcctttatgattgtataatacaatccagatgataaagtagacaatttttctagtataagtctTCTTctggaggcattactagttatacagatgaattctgcaccattttcactcatggtttcaagatgataaccattttttcttatatctttaaaactcagtagatttcttctagatctacttgaatataatgcatcattgatacttaatttggtcccattatttaacataattgtggctcttccggagccttctatcagatcaattgattCTGATATGGtggttactttagcttcaattaatgctaaagataagaaaaatttcttttccttaagaattgtgtgcgttgttgcactatccaccaaacatatgtctcccacattagcttttgaagtcaacgcttcaattttggagtccatttcctttcatttaaaaattacgttagttataacgtacacaaaatattgaaaggaagagaacatgacaataaaatacaaaataatatgcatgactccaaaataaatatatatgatggatttaattataaaaattttgggcatttcatactcataataactacttctggtagttgcgttcacttcagggaacgatgtataatgagaaaatattaattcagaatttcttttctgatattgctactacaggagtaaaaataaaatgtggagaatattttatcttccacattcaggaaaagattctgaatattacagagttatactaaatatagagtcattgtattcatatttcggcttgtaatccttcagggatatgatgccaaaagataatagccttgtatttgtccttctgggatattttctttagttagtttttcaaggctcacaaattctaggtggagactcatgtaaaaagcccatttaatattatccatctaattttaggaacttcaggttcaattattgtcatatttacaaaacttttggttttgtaaacaatatatatgagttaatctttgaaactttaggttcaaatattatttcatatttacaaaacagctgattttgtaggagaaatattgggattaattttggaagcttcaagtccatatattatcccatatatacaaaacttctggttttgtaattagttttcagaatattataatacatattctgattatgttttggacttcaagtccatatttttcacactttatgcaaacttcaggttgcaaaggtgatatcattattaaaataaagagtttGATGAAATtggggacttccggcccatatatatgaatttctcacgattttacaagcttcaggttgtaaatcgaatataaataaaaataaatattcaaataaataaagatgcaaataaataaatattcaaataaatggaatacaataaaaataaacatttaaataatatcaggacttccggtccagattcttggttttgtaagcttcaggttacaaataatatttatgacttcaggtcacaaatttataatttcgtaaacttcaggttacgaatgatattcaggatttcagatccagattcatgatattcaggactacaggtctagattcatgatattcaggacttcgGGTCCAGATTTATAATAGTCCaaacttcaggtctagattcataatattgtaaacttcaggttacaaataatattcaggacttcaggtctagatttataattttgtaaacttcgggttgcaaatattgtataattataaagaaaaattaagcagaaatataacataaattaaaagtcaactGGGACATCACAATTgggatatccgtatttataatatttaagtagcATAACGgcataatataaagatataatatacctaAACTGATcctgctgataacgtgttataaaattaattaagcaagtataaaagataaagaaatgaaaggaagaaatagcaaaggagaagagagcaaggctatgaaactttatttccggatgaaaaaaagagaagagaaatctatatttacatgaagagaggaggggggATTTATAGGTAATTTGCCGCCCTCCAGTCAACAAAGGAAGCAAATTtccaagccaattttccaatttcattaatgcattcacactcCTTTGGTTTCTCCTGCGTAAGCCTtgccattttcttcttgctctaATAAAAGAATTCCCACTGCCTTTTTTGACTTGCTTTGGTGGAAAACCACCTGCTTTATAACAaaacctaatattttatttgaaatttttaataattttgctATTCCCTGGAGTTAAGCTCAGACCTTTTTGTGCTTTGACTCTACAGGGTTCTGGTGATTCTCCTTGAAAGGTAACAAAGAATTGAGAATACTACTTTTATTCCTTGATTTCTAACAATGCTAGTATAATATCATTACACTTAAAATACgaataaaatacattttttattaattcaaatatttatcacttaaacctttatctttaattgaaaaaataaaatataatcctAACTGCACCGATTATAGttgaaattatgattaaaattgcATCAAAAAGGCTAGGACTCAAATTATTGAGCTCAGTTTTATTGCATTGGATCCAAGAACTCCAAGTTACACGCTACCATTCCTGAATGAAGGAGCCTTCCTAATCTTGGTAGCCTGCAAAAATCCATATGCGATGTCTATAACCAATGGCTCTGAGCCCTTTAATCCGCCAAAGTAAATCCCAAAAGCCAAAAACCAAGAATACCATTTGGGACAGTCATTCCTGGGAATCCACCTACTGCGAGAaatttagtgataaaaaaatCAGGAGTAACCTCTGCATCCTACAATGCCATTCTGACAGAATTGCACTGAGATGGTGCGATTTCAGACAAAATTACACCAAGATGAAAACACACCATCCCAGTACAATTCTAACTCTTATAGATGACATTCATCAGCTGCATACAAAAGATGATCAATACAAAGATTTGACTAAAATACTGATATggtataacattattttgagcTATTACCtcagtttcaaaaaattatcagtaTGAGAAATCAACAGAGATGTGTAAAATGTAGCAAACATGGACAGATGACAACTATTAGATgcaatttaaataattgaataaccTAAAACAACTTCTATTCAATATATTTCTTCATGTTTTTTGTTgcagagacaaaaaaaaatgatatggcACAAATGGGCAAAAAGCTTCCCCCACAGTAGCTTCCCAATTGGTGTCTTTCACCATCATAACATGGCCTGGAGGTGTTACCTGATAGGGAAAATGTAATTGACTTAATTCTCGCTATATGGGATACTTTGGAcctttgttttttccttttccccTATCCCCTACCATTTTGAAGTATTATTTTGCCATAGAGCCATCAGCAATGACAATTAAAATCTCAATAAAAACCTCAATGGATTTGCATATGATGCTTTTTTAGAATAGATGCTTCTGATTGTAGAAAGCATGCAATCGTCAGCtatttgttttgaaattattttcatcttttacctTCAAATATTCCATGAGAAAGTTATTCCAACTTTTGTACGGGCAggtgaaaaacaaaaatctgtTGCTCGATTGAGATACAAAATGGAATTCCTAATACAAACTTTATGTGTGAAAGCTATTTATGAATGTGAAAGAGGCAGCTGCAATagcaagtaaaaaaataattattccaaGATAAGTTCCATTCCTCTTTTCAATCATTAAACAAAGCCATAACAAAGAAAAGAGAGGCAATAATGAATCTGTAAAGGGCGTGAGGATCTTTTTGCCTTTATTCCTCCATTAGTGTCACTTAGTTTTATGCCAAGAATAGTTTGAAATCTTTTGAGCGAAAGAGCAAACGAAATCTtagaaataatgaaaatattaaagcACTAAGAAGCAACCACTCAACTCACACTTTCTTGCTCCCAACCAGGCACTATCTTGgagaattttgtataaaaaaatggatttgtATTATTCCAAATCACCACAGGAACAAAGAAATATAAAGAGGAACCCACTAGAGCTTCACAAAATTGGGGCAAAATAAGAGGGTGGGGGGAAGAAAGAGTTCACCAAGTTGAAACAGTTAGGAAACTGAGACATCACCAAGTTCAACTTGTGCTGCTGCTGCATTAATTGCGTCAATGACATCCATCTTTCCCCTACTCACAGCTTCATCCATTGGAGTCCGCTTGTGGCTGAACAACAATAGGTggcaaaattaattatacacaTATATTAAACATTGGTGAGAATattagagaaaaatgagataccAAACTCGGGGATTGGATTTTAGAAATAATACCTGTTTAACATGCTTACATTTGCTCCAGCCAGAATCAATTTTTTAACCACCTGCCACACCAATCATCTATTAAAGAACTTTAAAAATGAATGGCAGAAAATTGTGTACATATGGATCATGGTGATTACCTCAATATGTCCATTGAGACAAGCCCAATGAAGAGGTGTGTTCTTCTCCTCATTAGAAGCATTGACATCCTGCTAAAATAGAAgatacaaaaactaaaaaagcttTCCCATACATATAATTTAGCAATTATAACTAAACATAATGACAATGATATTTGTAATAAGAGGTATACTTTTATGGTTTAATCCTTTGCAGACTTAAAGAGGTGGTAGTAAACAGAATCCAAGACAAAGAAGATACAAAAGCAAGGCTCTACAGAAGAGAACATGAAAGGCAAACAATCAGACAAGGGAATTTCATTGCCAAAATGCAACCATACCGGAAGTTGCAAACACTACTACTATCAGACAAATGTCTACAATAATCTCATCAAGTGAGGCTTTCATTCCAAATAAGTGTTTTGCATGCAGGAGAAATTTATCAGTGAAACATCCTTAATTCATTGGCCATTGCTAGTAATCATCGCTATCCAATCCTTTGTTTAGATCAGATTGGATTTTTGTGTGTTGGCTTAATAAGAAGTCATAGGCAGCTCAGACATGGGAAAGATAGATGGCACAGACCACCAGAAATTAAGCGTAgtttaaacacaaaaaataattttttgctaTTGgccacaaatatatatatatataaaataattattttaccaatttatTATACATCCCAAGATTAACcccaaataattattttaccaataattattttaccaatttaaaaacaataatgtaCTATTTGAGTGAACAGATTCAtaatggcaaaaaaaaaaaaattaaccccAAATTTACCAACAGATAATTGTCCACCGATTGAAGAGCTATCGCAAACAATCATATGGAAATATTTTTGAAGATTTCTTCCTCACCACTTCTCTGCTGACAAGATAATCCACAATGCCAAGATGTCCATTGGCTGCAGCCATGTGAAGCTGCAGCCATGTGAAGGGCTGCACATGAACATTAGCAgaattaattaaacatataatgaGCCTAGAGAAACATCAACAAAATATCAGtatcattttctgaaaacataaggtttaataatttttttttcttaattttttctaaaaacaaaacatttacagaatttttagaattttgaatCTATGCTTAGATTGTTTAATCTAAATTTGGTCATATTAGATATGGGAAGAAGAAAACAGTTAAGCTTAGACACAAGCTTTTTGTTTGTTAtcatctttttatcttttatccaAGGCGGGGAAAATGAAGATAGAATTGTTGATAAGATCTACAGCAGTGGATGAATTAGACCTTAGTCagcattacaaaaaaaaaaaaacctgaaaaGGCTAGGTGATTCTTTATAACGCtgactaaatattattattgggCTCTTATCTGAGTATTTGTGCTAAATTATTAGGTACCCGGAGCTTGTGCTATGGAATATCTTAGCATTCTGCGGCAGAACTACGCCAACAGTTACACTCCTCCCAACAGCAAATAACGCAACAGCCACAAGCAAGACAATAGTTTCTAGATTGTAAAATGATTCAATATGTAATGTGAATATTGTAATGAAACAGTGTTTGAACAATagaaattatattgatttttggaAATGTTTACAGATGAACAATACTACTCCTCGGTTTACATATCCAACCACAAGTCAACATAACCAAATACAAAAGCTTGAACTAATGCCAGCATTTTAGAGCTGGCCCTTCCCAGTTTTTACATGCAAAAACATAATGCCCTTTTTCCCTCACTCAAGCCCCCTTATATTTCATCTTTCCCCTCATTAATGCTTCTCCAATCTGGTATTGCCAAGTCAGCTTCTAGCAACTCCTAGCATGCAGATTGCCTCCTCTCACGGCTACCTCGTACAGTACCTTCTTTGGAGGATGGATAGTTTGTTGTTTCACCTTTTCCTTGCTGTATTCCATTTGTTTCCTTCATCTTGCTGCCAGATGTCTTTCTTATAAAGCCCCTTATATTCTTTCTTCTCACATACACGTTGACTAACATAAATTATGTAGGTAAATCTTACAAATCATGCAATCCTTAAAGTCAGTTTTGCCTCTCTACTATAGTTTCTGAATAGTCCCAGCCAATTTCTAATCCAAACAGAATGGTTCAAGCTCACAGATCAACAATCAACAATCGCAAATGAAAAAGCTTAGAATTGCAAAGATTATTGACAGAAATACTGAAATGAATTACTGCTTATATTGATTGAATGAAACAAATACAGTATCAGCTGTAAGGCAAACAACTTGATTGCCGAACAGAATTGAAGAGAACAAGAcaaaagtggaaaaaaaaagaagctaaGTTCCTAGCAAATTTTAGAGTG
This is a stretch of genomic DNA from Mangifera indica cultivar Alphonso unplaced genomic scaffold, CATAS_Mindica_2.1 Un_0018, whole genome shotgun sequence. It encodes these proteins:
- the LOC123205863 gene encoding serine/threonine-protein phosphatase 6 regulatory ankyrin repeat subunit B-like; this translates as MDLHPNSISFYIMFKGWLQKGNWEEASEVFDEMLERKVKPSVVTYSLIAFLCSKDDAEEAKETIVLLVAVALFAVGRSVTVGVVLPQNAKIFHSTSSGLIICLINSANVHVQPFTWLQLHMAAANGHLGIVDYLVSREVDVNASNEEKNTPLHWACLNGHIEVVKKLILAGANVSMLNSHKRTPMDEAVSRGKMDVIDAINAAAAQVELGDVSVS